From a single Raphanus sativus cultivar WK10039 chromosome 3, ASM80110v3, whole genome shotgun sequence genomic region:
- the LOC108844907 gene encoding probable carboxylesterase 16 → MPSVAVKLYSVFFKLLLKHRLQNLISISPHHVPSDSFGVSTRSDESVSAANPSFSDGVATKDIHIDPMTSLSVRIFLPESALSSPTEPRSADRRHSHNNVPPPLDHSSSPPESRRNSYGGENLEPYGGYAPSPKRSSRKLPVMLQFHGGGWVSGSSDSAANDFFCRRIAKVCDVIVLAVGYRLAPENRYPAAFEDGVKVLHWLGKQANLADCCKSLGGGNNNNNRRVSNGVELKKMNGQQGHIVDAFGASMVEPWLAAHADPSRCVLLGVSCGGNIADYVARKAVEAGKLLEPVKVVAQVLMYPFFIGNNPTQSEIKLANSYFYDKPVSVLAWKLFLPEKEFDFDHPAANPLAHNRSGPPLKLMPPTLTVVAEHDWMRDRAIAYAEELRKVNVDSPVLEYKDAVHEFATLDMLLKTPQAQACAEDIAIWVKKYISLRGHEFSY, encoded by the exons ATGCCAAGCGTAGCTGTGAAACTCTACAGCGTCTTCTTCAAGCTACTCCTCAAACACCGTCTCCAGAACCTCATCTCGATCTCACCTCACCATGTGCCATCCGATTCATTCGGAGTCTCCACCCGATCCGACGAATCCGTCTCCGCCGCGAACCCTTCCTTCTCCGACGGCGTCGCGACCAAAGACATCCACATCGATCCGATGACCTCTCTCTCCGTACGCATCTTCCTCCCCGAATCCGCCCTCTCCTCCCCAACCGAGCCCAGATCCGCCGATCGGAGACACAGCCACAACAACGTCCCTCCTCCTCTCGATCACTCCTCCTCTCCGCCGGAGTCTCGGAGGAACAGCTACGGAGGCGAGAACCTAGAGCCTTACGGAGGGTACGCGCCGTCTCCGAAGAGGAGCTCGCGGAAACTGCCGGTGATGCTGCAGTTTCACGGCGGGGGTTGGGTGAGCGGGAGCTCGGACTCGGCGGCGAACGACTTCTTTTGCCGGAGGATCGCGAAAGTGTGCGATGTGATCGTGCTGGCCGTGGGGTATAGGTTGGCCCCGGAGAATCGGTACCCCGCGGCGTTTGAGGATGGTGTCAAGGTGCTGCATTGGCTTGGGAAGCAGGCTAACTTGGCTGATTGTTGTAAGTCTTTGGGTGGtggtaataataataacaatcgGCGTGTTAGTAATGGCGTTGAGTTGAAGAAGATGAATGGTCAGCAGGGACATATTGTTGATGCGTTTGGTGCTTCTATGGTTGAGCCTTGGCTCGCTGCTCATGCTGATCCTTCCAG ATGTGTTCTTCTGGGGGTGAGCTGTGGTGGGAACATAGCAGACTACGTAGCTCGGAAAGCAGTGGAAGCTGGGAAACTTCTAGAGCCGGTTAAAGTCGTTGCACAGGTTCTAATGTACCCATTTTTCATCGGAAACAACCCAACACAGTCCGAGATAAAGCTGGCAAACTCCTACTTCTACGATAAGCCCGTCTCTGTTCTCGCCTGGAAACTCTTCTTACCAGAGAAAGAGTTCGACTTTGACCACCCGGCAGCAAACCCACTAGCCCATAACCGCAGCGGACCGCCTCTGAAGCTAATGCCTCCAACTCTCACAGTAGTGGCAGAGCACGACTGGATGAGAGATCGAGCCATTGCCTATGCGGAGGAGCTTAGAAAGGTAAACGTAGATTCTCCGGTTTTAGAATACAAAGACGCGGTTCATGAGTTTGCAACGCTTGATATGCTTCTCAAGACCCCTCAGGCACAGGCCTGCGCCGAAGATATTGCTATCTGGGTTAAGAAATACATTTCTCTACGTGGCCATGAGTTCTCTTACTGA
- the LOC108844895 gene encoding uncharacterized protein LOC108844895, with the protein MTVFSGKVVPMDYEAEASQRLLDAILGGDTKTASDHIADPLVDVNFVGAVSLKTRRSEVVVRDESASEIRVEYEEFKTDVTALFLAVSFGNVPLVKSLLNIGADVNQKLFRGFATTVAVREGHFEVLEILLKAGASQPACEEALMGASFHGRPRLAELLMGTDLIRPQVAVHALATACCRGFVDVVGTLLKCGVNANSTDRLLLQSSKPSLYTNVDCTALVAAIVNRQVSAVRLLLQAGVKTDIMVRLGAWSWDTNTGEEFRVGAGVAEPYPLTWCAVEFFETSGDILRLLLKVQSPNATHNGRTLLHHAVLCGSQAAVRVLLNCGADPETPIRTSRGVELRPIHIAARYGSVEIIQELVGFGCDINSKTDDEDTALLISTIHKHSECVKVLALAGADFGLVNKSGHSVVSVAESSKWCLGLERVVLELIRFGVVPHSSNASVFSPLLYVAQAGDAEALKTLVKAQGVFLDYQDEEGFSAAMLVAMNGHIEAFRVLVYAGADVKLLNKSGETVVSLSEKNGYLDMIEKVMLEFALEKDNRNMAGGFYALHCAARRGDVKAVELLSEKGYGLDVPDGDGYTPLMLAAIEGHGKMCEFLISHGANCNAKNGKGKTLLDLAVGDAEKVIRNELSRRFVIKGSTVMKHTKGGKGKTHGKGLKMLEASGVLSWGKSVKRNVVCKEVEIGMSQRFRRNRKGKGYAMEEEEEEGIFRVVTTANKEVHFVCEGGLVGAEMWVRGIRLVTREAICGTQC; encoded by the exons ATGACGGTTTTCTCCGGTAAAGTCGTTCCAATGGACTACGAGGCGGAGGCATCGCAGCGTCTCCTCGACGCCATCCTCGGCGGAGACACCAAAACGGCGTCGGATCACATCGCCGATCCGCTAGTCGACGTGAACTTCGTCGGCGCCGTCAGCTTGAAGACGAGGAGGAGCGAGGTCGTGGTCCGCGACGAATCAGCGAGCGAGATCAGAGTGGAGTACGAGGAATTCAAAACCGACGTGACGGCGCTGTTCCTCGCCGTTAGTTTCGGAAACGTGCCACTCGTGAAGAGCTTACTG AACATTGGAGCCGATGTGAACCAGAAGCTCTTCAGGGGATTTGCAACGACTGTAGCTGTAAGGGAAGGTCATTTCGAGGTACTTGAGATTCTACTCAAAGCTGGTGCTTCTCAGCCGGCTTGTGAGGAAGCTCTAATGGGGGCGAGCTTTCATGGACGCCCCAGGCTCGCTGAGCTGCTTATGGGTACTGATCTTATTAGGCCTCAGGTCGCTGTGCACGCTCTAGCCACTGCTTGTTGCAGAGGTTTTGTGGACGTTGTAGGGACCTTGCTGAAA TGCGGTGTAAATGCTAATTCCACGGATAGGCTTCTGCTTCAATCTTCAAAACCGTCTCTATACACAAACGTGGACTGTACAGCTCTTGTCGCTGCCATTGTCAATAGGCAGGTCTCTGCCGTCCGCTTACTGCTTCAG GCCGGTGTCAAGACAGATATCATGGTGAGGCTTGGAGCATGGTCATGGGACACTAACACTGGAGAAGAGTTCCGGGTGGGAGCTGGAGTGGCTGAGCCATACCCTTTAACCTGGTGTGCTGTCGAATTCTTTGAAACCAGTGGTGACATATTGCGTTTGCTGCTCAAAGTCCAATCTCCAAACGCTACTCACAACGGTCGGACTCTACTCCACCATGCTGTCCTCTGTGGTAGTCAGGCAGCCGTCAGAGTCCTCCTCAACTGTGGCGCAGATCCAGAAACTCCTATCAGAACCTCACGAGGCGTTGAACTCCGACCGATCCATATTGCTGCACGTTACGGATCAGTGGAGATCATACAAGAACTAGTTGGCTTTGGCTGCGATATAAACTCAAAGACTGATGATGAGGACACAGCTCTTCTGATCTCAACAATACACAAACATTCAGAGTGTGTAAAGGTACTAGCCCTCGCTGGTGCTGATTTCGGCTTAGTGAACAAGTCTGGCCACTCTGTTGTTTCGGTTGCGGAATCAAGCAAGTGGTGTCTCGGATTAGAACGAGTAGTTCTTGAACTGATCCGGTTCGGTGTTGTTCCACATTCAAGCAACGCTTCAGTGTTCTCTCCTTTGCTGTACGTAGCTCAAGCAGGAGACGCAGAGGCGCTTAAAACTCTTGTAAAAGCTCAAGGAGTCTTCCTAGACTATCAAGACGAGGAAGGCTTCTCGGCGGCAATGCTAGTTGCCATGAACGGCCACATTGAAGCATTCAGGGTCTTGGTCTACGCAGGTGCAGACGTGAAGCTGCTCAACAAATCTGGTGAGACAGTTGTTTCTCTGTCCGAGAAGAACGGGTACCTCGACATGATCGAGAAGGTGATGCTCGAGTTTGCTCTCGAGAAAGACAACAGGAACATGGCGGGAGGGTTCTACGCTCTACACTGTGCTGCAAGGCGTGGAGACGTCAAAGCTGTGGAGCTTTTGAGTGAGAAAGGATACGGTCTGGACGTCCCGGATGGAGACGGATATACTCCTTTGATGCTTGCGGCCATAGAAGGCCATGGAAAGATGTGCGAGTTCCTAATCTCCCATGGCGCAAACTGCAATGCTAAGAATGGAAAGGGGAAAACGTTGCTGGATCTTGCGGTTGGTGATGCTGAGAAGGTGATACGTAATGAGTTGTCTCGGAGGTTTGTGATAAAGGGAAGTACTGTGATGAAACACACCAAGGGAGGAAAAGGTAAGACGCATGGGAAGGGATTGAAGATGTTGGAAGCAAGTGGGGTACTAAGTTGGGGAAAGTCTGTAAAGAGAAACGTGGTGTGCAAGGAAGTAGAGATTGGGATGAGCCAGCGGTTCAGGAGGAACCGCAAGGGGAAAGGCTATgcgatggaggaggaggaggaggaagggaTTTTCCGGGTGGTGACTACGGCAAACAAAGAAGTTCATTTTGTGTGTGAAGGTGGGTTGGTTGGTGCAGAGATGTGGGTGAGGGGAATAAGACTTGTGACAAGAGAAGCTATCTGTGGGACTCAGTGTTAA
- the LOC108844919 gene encoding transcription factor MYB20-like, with amino-acid sequence MGRKPCCEKIGLKRGPWTIEEDHRLMNFILNNGIHCWRIVPKLAGLLRCGKSCRLRWINYLRPDLKRGGFTDAEEERIMELHSQLGNRWSKIASHFSGRTDNEIKNHWNTKIKKKMKHLGLDPATHEPMNNITYQTESNQITKPNICSITKEGEENKEQTLKDEVDIGSLFEMQGNEISISSSSLYSNISRSESSSNFAETSISLEQWDLTYMTDPLVPWDFFTNLDDNIFL; translated from the exons ATGGGGAGGAAACCTTGCTGTGAGAAAATTGGATTGAAGAGAGGTCCATGGACTATAGAAGAAGATCATAGACTCATGAACTTCATTCTTAACAATGGCATCCACTGCTGGAGAATTGTTCCAAAACTCGCAG GTTTGCTGAGATGTGGTAAGAGCTGTAGACTGAGATGGATTAATTATCTGAGACCCGATCTCAAGAGAGGTGGTTTTACTGATGCTGAAGAAGAACGTATTATGGAACTTCACTCTCAACTTGGCAACCG GTGGTCTAAAATTGCATCTCATTTCTCTGGTCGAACGGATAACGAGATAAAAAACCATTGGAATACGAagatcaagaagaagatgaaacatcTTGGTTTAGATCCGGCTACGCATGAACCAATGAATAATATTACTTACCAAACGGAATCTAACCAGATAACAAAACCAAACATTTGTTCTATCACcaaggaaggagaagaaaacaaagaacagACTCTCAAAGATGAAGTAGACATTGGATCTCTGTTTGAAATGCAAGGCAACGAGATATCTATctcgtcttcttctttataTAGTAATATTTCAAGAAGTGAATCTTCATCAAATTTCGCAGAAACTTCGATCTCTTTAGAGCAATGGGACTTGACCTATATGACGGATCCTTTGGTACCATGGGACTTCTTCACCAATCTTGATGATAATATTTTCCTTTAA
- the LOC108844921 gene encoding 30S ribosomal protein S13, chloroplastic produces MAQMVAMPVAHSLSLICNWTKSSPLTRNTLALPPTNAPNKQSLSIRCARVGGVEIPSNKRIEYSLQYIHGIGRTRARQILVDLQMENKITKDMAEEELIVLRDEVSKYMIEGDLRRFNALAIKRLKEIQCYRGVRHIQGLPCRGQRTKNNCRTLKGKKIAIAGKKKVSK; encoded by the exons ATGGCGCAGATGGTTGCGATGCCCGTAGCCCACTCCCTCTCCCTCATTTGCAATTGGACTAAATCCAGTCCTCTCACTCGCAACACTCTCGCTCTGCCACCTACTAACGCTCCCAAT AAGCAGAGTCTGAGCATCAGATGTGCTCGTGTGGGAGGTGTGGAGATTCCGAGTAACAAGAGGATTGAGTACTCTCTCCAGTACATTCATGGGATTGGTCGAACTAGGGCTCGCCAGATCCTCGTTGATCTCCAGATGGAGAACAAGATCACCAAAGACATGGCTGAGGAAGAGCTCATCGTTCTTCGTGATGAAGTCTCCAAGTACATGATCGAGGGTGATCTG AGGAGATTCAATGCGCTTGCTATCAAGAGGTTGAAGGAGATACAGTGTTACCGTGGTGTAAGGCACATCCAAGGGTTACCATGTCGTGGACAGAGAACCAAGAACAACTGTAGAACTCTTAAAGGCAAGAAGATTGCTATTGCTGGTAAGAAGAAAGTTTCCAAGTAA
- the LOC108844908 gene encoding COP9 signalosome complex subunit 3, with product MSSVEAVIKSIQGLSASSRDLSALHDVLKVANESLRADSDLQLSTLDQLDPSKHSLGYLYLLDVLTCGPVPNEVVLLIARFINACDAVQIRLASEKFVSLCKRFKDKVLELRDPLRGVAPLLKAVHKVQVSTKRLTALHPDCLQLCLLAKCYKAGFSVLSDDILEVDQPRDFYLYCYYGGMICIGLKRFQKALELLYNVVTAPMHIVNAIALEAYKKYILVTLIHSGQFSVNLPKCASSAAKTHFKTWCTPYIDVGMCYNDGKISELEAVVVANSSDFEKDKNLGLVKQAVSSLYKRNILRLTQKYLTLSLQDIANMVQLPNAKEAEMHVLQMIQDGQIHALINQKDGMVRFLEDPEQYKTSEMIEIMDSAIQRKIRLSKNLLDMDESLSCDPLYLGKVGRERQRYDFGDDFDTVPQKFAM from the exons ATGAGCTCGGTGGAGGCTGTGATAAAGTCAATCCAGGGACTATCAGCGAGCTCCAGGGACTTATCCGCACTTCACGATGTTCTGAAAGTAGCTAACGAGTCGCTCCGAGCCGACTCGGATCTTCAGCTTTCTACACTTGACCAGCTCGACCCCTCGAAGCATTCTCTCGGCTACCTCTATCTCCT CGACGTTCTTACGTGTGGTCCAGTGCCCAATGAGGTGGTTCTGTTGATTGCTCGGTTCATCAACGCTTGCGATGCTGTGCAGATTCGTCTAGCGAGCGAGAAAT TTGTTTCTCTTTGTAAGAGATTCAAAGACAAAGTTTTGGAGCTCAGAGATCCTTTACGAGGGGTGGCGCCACTGTTGAAAGCTGTTCATAAGGTTCAGGTCTCCACCAAACGTTTGACTGCGTTGCATCCGGATTGTCTTCAGCTGTGTTTGCTGGCGAAGTGCTATAAAGCTGGTTTCTCCGTTCTTAGTGATGATATCTTGGAGGTTGACCAGCCTAGAGATTTTTATCTCTATTGCTATTATGG GGGAATGATATGCATTGGGTTGAAGAGATTCCAGAAAGCATTGGAGCTTCTTTACAAT GTTGTCACTGCTCCAATGCATATTGTCAACGCCATAGCTCTTGAGGCGTATAAAAAGTACATATTGGTGACTCTCATTCACTCTGGACAG TTTAGCGTCAACCTCCCCAAGTGCGCTTCTTCAGCAGCTAAGACTCACTTCAAAACCTGGTGCACA CCTTACATTGACGTGGGTATGTGTTACAACGACGGGAAGATCAGTGAACTAGAGGCAGTTGTTGTGGCCAACAGCTCTGATTTTGAAAAG GATAAGAACCTTGGATTAGTTAAGCAAGCAGTGTCATCCCTATACAAGCGGAACATTCTGAGATTGACTCAAAAGTACTTGACCTTGTCGCTTCAAGATATAGCCAACATGGTCCAACTTCCTAATGCTAAGGAGGCGGAAATGCATGTGCTCCAGATG ATCCAGGATGGTCAGATACATGCCCTTATCAACCAGAAAGATGGAATGGTCAGATTCCTGGAGGACCCTGAGCAGTACAAAACAAGTGAGATGATAGAGATAATGGATTCTGCCATTCAAAG GAAAATTAGGCTGTCGAAGAATCTCTTAGACATGGATGAGAGCTTGTCATGTGATCCTTTATACTTGGGAAAG GTTGGAAGGGAAAGGCAAAGGTATGACTTTGGAGACGATTTTGATACTGTCCCTCAGAAGTTCGCTATGTAA
- the LOC108844897 gene encoding protein LOW PHOTOSYNTHETIC EFFICIENCY 1, chloroplastic-like, translating into MQALSVWPLKSGPLVGSRLESDLDCSCSAVVSRKIRKRHCNGEQLACFGSSISSFVLDSSNNRTSKALFLCEPRRRLLGSSVGVGWATEQREEEEVSREDSSSRVNVRELAKSLRAAKTADDVDAVLKEKGELLPLQVYCAMIRGFGKDKRLKPAMAVVEWLKRKKSPNLFIYNSLLGAVKESNEFGETEKILSDMEEQGIAPNVVTYNTLMAIYTEEGEFGKALEVLDLVKEKGFEPSPVTYSTALLVYRRMEDGMGALEFFVELRERYSKKEIGNDDDAEHDWELEFVKLENFIGRICYQVMRRWLVKEDENMTTKVLKLLNAVDSAGLRPSREEHERLIWACTREEHYVVGKELYKRIRERFPEISLSVCNHLIWLMGKAKKWWAALEIYEDLLDQGPEPNNLSYELVVSHFSILLSAASKRGIWRWGVKLLNKMEDKGLKPQSRHWNAVLVACSKAAETAAAVQIFRAMVENGEKPTVISYGALLSALEKGKLYDEAFKVWNHMIKVGIEPNLHAYTIMASVLTGQSKFNLLETLFKEMASKGVEPSVVTYNAVISVCARKGSSGAAYEWFGRMRSEGVEANEITYEVLIEALADGGKPRLAYELHLKAQSEGLKLSAKAYDAVVISAESYGATIDVNLLGPRPEKEKRG; encoded by the coding sequence ATGCAAGCTTTAAGCGTCTGGCCGTTAAAGTCTGGTCCTTTGGTTGGATCAAGGTTGGAATCTGATCTGGATTGCTCTTGTTCTGCTGTAGTTAGCCGTAAGATAAGAAAGAGACATTGTAACGGTGAACAACTAGCTTGCTTTGGTAGTAGTATCTCTAGTTTCGTTTTGGATTCGAGTAACAACAGGACATCAAAAGCTCTGTTTCTGTGTGAGCCAAGGAGAAGGTTGTTGGGATCATCCGTTGGGGTAGGATGGGCCACAGAGCAacgagaagaggaagaagtctCAAGGGAAGATTCAAGCTCAAGAGTTAATGTCAGAGAATTGGCTAAAAGTTTACGAGCTGCCAAGACTGCTGATGATGTGGATGCTGTTCTCAAGGAGAAGGGAGAGTTGCTTCCTCTTCAAGTCTACTGCGCTATGATCCGAGGTTTCGGCAAGGACAAGAGACTTAAGCCTGCGATGGCTGTGGTAGAATGGctcaagaggaagaagagtcCAAACCTTTTCATATACAATAGCCTTCTGGGTGCGGTGAAAGAGTCTAACGAGTTTGGAGAAACAGAGAAGATACTGAGCGATATGGAAGAACAAGGCATCGCTCCAAACGTCGTCACTTACAACACTCTGATGGCTATATACACGGAGGAAGGAGAGTTTGGGAAGGCTCTTGAGGTTCTTGATTTAGTCAAGGAGAAAGGCTTCGAGCCTTCCCCGGTGACGTACTCAACAGCTTTGTTGGTTTACAGAAGGATGGAAGATGGAATGGGAGCTCTGGAGTTCTTTGTCGAGCTGAGAGAGAGATACTCAAAGAAGGAGATAGGGAACGACGACGACGCTGAGCACGACTGGGAGCTAGAGTTCGTCAAGCTAGAGAACTTCATCGGAAGAATCTGCTACCAGGTGATGAGACGCTGGTTGGTGAAAGAAGACGAGAACATGACTACTAAAGTTTTAAAGCTTCTGAACGCAGTGGACAGTGCGGGGCTGAGACCGAGCAGGGAAGAGCACGAGAGGCTTATATGGGCGTGCACGAGGGAAGAACACTACGTCGTTGGTAAAGAGCTGTACAAAAGAATCAGAGAGAGGTTCCCTGAGATAAGTCTTTCCGTGTGCAACCACTTGATCTGGCTGATGGGTAAGGCCAAGAAATGGTGGGCGGCGCTGGAGATCTACGAGGATCTTCTCGACCAAGGACCTGAGCCGAACAACTTGTCTTACGAGCTAGTGGTCTCTCACTTCAGCATCTTGCTGAGCGCGGCTAGCAAGAGAGGGATATGGAGGTGGGGAGTGAAGCTTCTCAACAAAATGGAAGATAAAGGATTAAAACCGCAGAGCAGGCACTGGAACGCTGTTCTAGTAGCCTGCTCTAAGGCTGCCGAGACCGCGGCCGCGGTGCAGATTTTTAGAGCGATGGTTGAGAACGGTGAGAAGCCAACGGTGATCTCGTACGGTGCTCTCTTGAGCGCGCTCGAGAAAGGGAAGCTGTATGATGAAGCGTTTAAAGTTTGGAACCATATGATCAAGGTGGGGATCGAGCCGAACCTCCACGCGTACACCATCATGGCTTCGGTTCTGACGGGACAGAGCAAGTTCAATCTCTTGGAAACGCTTTTCAAAGAGATGGCTTCCAAGGGCGTGGAGCCGAGCGTTGTGACTTACAACGCTGTGATAAGCGTTTGCGCGAGGAAGGGGTCAAGCGGTGCTGCTTACGAGTGGTTTGGACGTATGAGAAGCGAGGGAGTTGAGGCTAATGAGATTACGTACGAGGTGTTGATCGAGGCGCTTGCTGATGGTGGGAAGCCGAGGCTTGCTTATGAGTTGCATTTGAAGGCTCAGAGCGAAGGGCTTAAGCTTTCGGCTAAGGCGTACGATGCGGTTGTTATAAGTGCTGAGAGTTATGGAGCGACCATTGATGTTAATCTGTTGGGTCCGAGACcggagaaagagaagagaggttAG
- the LOC108844917 gene encoding uncharacterized protein LOC108844917, with the protein MADYHFVYKDVEGTSTQWDDIQRKLGNLPEKAPAFKPPAYTPEQDESSAPKDQAWFDKKTEEELEDLEDDKDLDDDRFLEEYRKKRLTELREAAKVRRYGSVTPISSSDFVREVTQASAEVWVVLCLYKDGFAECGLLLGCLDELAGRYPATKFVKIISTDCIPNYPDCNLPTLLVYHHGAVKGTHVGLKSVGRRCTPESVALILCQSEPVLNDGKSGDDESSREAVMAGVRRQFIERVVKDHEDKDNDDDGYNSD; encoded by the exons ATGGCGGATTATCATTTCGTGTACAAGGACGTGGAAGGAACGTCGACGCAATGGGACGATATCCAGCGGAAGCTTGGGAATCTCCCGGAGAAGGCTCCGGCATTCAAACCTCCGGCTTATACTCCGGAACAAGACGAGTCTTCAGCTCCAAAGGACCAAGCTTGGTTCGATAAGAAAACAGAGGAGGAGCTTGAGGATCTTGAGGACGACAAGGATCTCGACGACGATCGCTTCCTCGAAGAATACAG GAAGAAGAGGTTAACAGAGTTGAGAGAAGCTGCTAAAGTTAGGAGGTATGGATCAGTGACTCCCATCTCGAGCTCTGACTTCGTGCGGGAGGTTACACAAGCTTCTGCTGAAGTTTGGGTTGTTCTCTGTCTCTACAAAGATGG TTTTGCAGAGTGTGGTTTGCTATTGGGTTGTCTAGATGAATTGGCTGGCAGATACCCGGCAACGAAGTTTGTTAAGATTATATCCACTGATTGTATTCCTAACTACCCTGATTGCAATCTGCCTACCTTGTTGGTGTACCATCACGGCGCCGTTAAAGGAACCCATGTAGGCTTGAAGAGTGTTGGCCGTAGGTGCACCCCAGAGA GTGTAGCCTTAATTTTGTGTCAGTCGGAGCCAGTACTTAACGATGGCAAAAGTGGAGATGATGAGTCTTCAAGGGAAGCTGTGATGGCTGGAGTTCGAAGACAGTTCATAGAACGAGTGGTGAAAGACCATGAAGATAaggataatgatgatgatggttaCAATAGCGATTAG